In Arthrobacter ramosus, one DNA window encodes the following:
- a CDS encoding helix-turn-helix domain-containing protein, with amino-acid sequence MRRSKSENHLDVAGLLAHGSLRGTTPLYLTPSSAAIDGVVLVSQLDAIQRVRPNTVIVLSAEMGSGGWLVSAALRHAWERKASAVVVAGSTYSSAVIGLAERLGITLLAAEGDTSGIALALAAEIGAALSVVDAELARFARAVAKDTTLGAVLKTISRELDGIEILLEYDGVSLASAGMPTREAVEIITVDVRGSNTSIPSRLTARVPRSGVHNLQLVRSILEVATPSVNAAWLLGDALDTARAVPTAALVSLNHDPDSSWTTFAERHRHLLSQLGWRGEEQYVAVWIRRASLEAHRPELTAVLRLLWRKVTVRSPLAEVHGGWLALVPAGYQEAADQLEARIRVRLGKSLGEMGLGAGLSRWREEPTALPNIVRESRLAAESALSTGPGTVAGFANLDVAAAATFVDEDSVLLVAELTLPLLMASPDRDLVIAAAGAFLDHHGSVSLAASSLDLHRNTLQTRLNRARELGLPLDVPAKLLSVHLILSTLRRSIHSKASSANPGSNQKGLP; translated from the coding sequence ATGCGTAGATCGAAAAGCGAGAACCATCTGGATGTCGCCGGGCTCCTGGCGCACGGCTCCCTCCGCGGCACCACCCCGCTGTATCTCACGCCGTCCAGCGCGGCAATCGACGGCGTCGTCCTTGTCTCCCAGCTTGATGCCATCCAGCGGGTGCGGCCCAACACCGTCATCGTCCTGTCTGCGGAGATGGGCTCCGGCGGATGGCTGGTTTCCGCAGCCCTGCGGCACGCCTGGGAGCGGAAGGCCAGCGCCGTCGTCGTCGCTGGAAGTACCTACTCCAGCGCGGTGATCGGCCTCGCCGAGCGGCTGGGTATCACCTTGCTGGCCGCCGAGGGCGACACGTCGGGCATCGCCCTCGCACTGGCTGCTGAAATCGGCGCTGCTCTGTCTGTGGTGGACGCTGAGCTGGCGCGGTTTGCCCGAGCGGTCGCGAAGGACACTACCTTGGGAGCTGTCCTGAAGACCATCTCCAGGGAGCTGGACGGTATTGAAATCTTGCTGGAGTACGACGGCGTGAGCCTGGCGTCCGCGGGAATGCCCACGCGGGAAGCAGTCGAAATCATCACCGTGGATGTTCGCGGGTCGAATACCTCCATCCCGTCCAGGCTCACCGCGCGGGTGCCGAGATCCGGAGTCCACAACCTGCAGCTCGTCCGGTCGATCCTCGAGGTGGCCACGCCGTCGGTAAACGCTGCGTGGCTGTTGGGAGATGCCCTCGACACCGCGCGTGCAGTACCCACGGCGGCCCTGGTCAGTTTGAACCACGACCCCGACTCCTCCTGGACCACGTTCGCGGAACGTCACCGGCACTTGCTCTCCCAGCTGGGCTGGCGTGGGGAGGAGCAATATGTGGCCGTGTGGATCCGCAGGGCGTCGTTGGAAGCTCATCGTCCGGAGCTTACAGCGGTGCTGCGGCTGCTCTGGCGGAAAGTCACAGTCCGCAGCCCCCTGGCTGAAGTCCACGGCGGCTGGCTCGCCCTTGTTCCCGCCGGATACCAGGAGGCAGCGGATCAGCTCGAGGCGCGGATCAGGGTCCGTCTGGGGAAGTCTTTGGGGGAAATGGGTCTGGGCGCAGGACTCTCCCGCTGGCGAGAGGAACCTACGGCACTGCCCAATATCGTCCGTGAATCCCGTTTGGCCGCTGAATCCGCCCTCTCGACGGGACCCGGCACGGTGGCAGGCTTTGCCAATCTTGACGTTGCGGCGGCCGCGACGTTCGTCGATGAGGACTCGGTCCTGCTCGTGGCGGAACTGACGCTGCCGCTGCTCATGGCCAGCCCGGACAGAGACCTTGTCATTGCGGCTGCAGGGGCTTTCCTCGACCACCACGGCTCCGTCAGCCTTGCGGCAAGCTCCCTTGACCTGCACCGGAACACCCTGCAGACCCGACTCAACCGTGCCCGCGAACTGGGCCTCCCCCTCGACGTCCCAGCCAAACTCCTGTCCGTCCATCTCATCCTCAGCACACTTCGCCGCTCAATCCACAGCAAGGCGAGTTCCGCCAATCCCGGCTCAAACCAGAAAGGACTCCCATGA
- a CDS encoding DUF917 domain-containing protein, with protein sequence MNALLTVEDVRHLRTGAHFLACTIDPTAIYVYAEMIEKAMENRALELISIDELAPDDLVVAIGMVTQGLFIADMPPVGDEFIGCIRAIEANLGRQVRAIYSLAAANINGIVPLMVGLQSSLPVIDSDPMGRVFPLISQTTLNIGHVPISPIALMGVTGERAVVEAENPQRAETLVRALVTEMGGWAATAMYPCSAGQMREHGVHGSISRMIRIGEILDAETSVDRKFQQLAEFLGATRIARARVSHVEGLSRPSDLGLPALPSSVTLIDERSGQIIRLEIQNEILLVLVDGAIAAAVPDIVSLLNSEHGTVVNIDDVRVGDVIDVLKITAAAQWYSQAGLDLAEPKAFGIPIEHPRRQHA encoded by the coding sequence ATGAACGCCCTGCTGACGGTGGAAGATGTCCGGCACCTGCGAACCGGCGCCCACTTCCTGGCCTGCACCATCGACCCGACAGCCATCTACGTTTACGCGGAGATGATCGAAAAGGCCATGGAAAACCGTGCGTTGGAACTCATCTCGATTGACGAGCTGGCCCCCGATGACCTCGTGGTTGCGATCGGAATGGTTACTCAGGGTCTCTTCATCGCGGATATGCCTCCTGTAGGCGATGAGTTCATCGGCTGCATCCGTGCCATCGAGGCCAACCTCGGCCGACAGGTGCGGGCGATCTATTCGCTCGCCGCCGCCAACATCAACGGAATTGTTCCCCTCATGGTCGGGCTGCAGTCTTCGCTGCCGGTTATTGATTCCGACCCCATGGGCCGTGTCTTTCCCTTGATCAGCCAAACAACGCTGAACATCGGCCACGTCCCCATCAGTCCGATCGCCCTCATGGGAGTCACCGGCGAACGGGCTGTGGTGGAGGCTGAGAACCCGCAGCGGGCCGAAACCCTGGTGCGGGCCCTCGTCACGGAGATGGGTGGGTGGGCCGCTACAGCCATGTATCCGTGCTCAGCGGGCCAAATGCGCGAGCACGGAGTCCACGGCTCCATCAGCCGGATGATCCGGATCGGGGAGATTCTCGACGCTGAAACCTCGGTTGACCGCAAGTTCCAGCAGCTCGCTGAATTTCTGGGTGCCACCCGGATTGCTCGGGCCCGGGTGAGTCACGTCGAAGGCCTGTCGCGCCCTTCGGACCTAGGCCTTCCGGCGCTGCCGTCCAGCGTGACGCTCATCGACGAACGATCCGGGCAGATCATCCGCTTGGAGATCCAGAACGAAATCTTGCTGGTCCTCGTCGACGGCGCCATCGCTGCGGCCGTCCCGGACATCGTCTCGCTCCTCAACTCCGAGCACGGCACGGTGGTCAACATCGACGATGTGCGGGTGGGCGATGTCATTGACGTCCTGAAGATCACGGCTGCGGCGCAGTGGTACTCGCAGGCGGGCCTTGATCTTGCTGAACCAAAGGCCTTTGGTATTCCGATTGAGCACCCAAGGCGGCAACATGCGTAG
- a CDS encoding methylhydantoinase encodes MRIGLRLQGTSCRTLVLDGHTVVSAPAEVHGSNLAEAVDTTFEELRHELGAEITKVTDITADVGRVLAARKLAPVIAIRISPRPPADAFHVTGLPALVEPVVARTVHVGGGHDLRGRPLAPLGLEAFLAELPDILSGEVRNIAITSVGSTASKDHETRIADAILSSDSEMRISISSDFYSSVFRDRDYTAILNSALMETGEDLAAMLEASGRRYFPSATMWFAKNDGGRAPLARLAVIPIHGLRPEPAMQILGAATLAGAPDGEVVICTDSGVTVGQIRGGLPATRSVIRQGYEASLASNAAVVEPYTADHPVRPAVPSVIADLRSGQDTPLPFGLVPTLAAAHDAAQVGSAVAPLTAWIDRLETVSGRADLQLVQRRAEEDAESAAVQSGASPGLTRIIESNVYAMPYGNPGIVRIRVQAAGEVSGDTFEDAAEIQVRAPFRVEEGAIR; translated from the coding sequence ATGCGCATAGGGCTGCGGTTGCAGGGAACAAGCTGCCGGACCTTGGTGTTGGACGGGCACACCGTGGTGTCCGCGCCGGCCGAAGTGCACGGCAGCAACCTTGCGGAGGCAGTCGACACCACCTTCGAAGAGCTTCGCCACGAGCTTGGTGCGGAAATTACGAAAGTAACGGACATTACCGCCGACGTCGGACGCGTCCTGGCAGCACGGAAACTCGCCCCGGTCATCGCGATCCGGATTTCGCCGCGACCGCCTGCGGACGCGTTCCACGTGACTGGGTTGCCGGCACTCGTCGAACCAGTGGTGGCCCGGACCGTCCACGTCGGCGGAGGCCACGACCTGCGGGGACGCCCGCTCGCTCCGCTCGGGTTGGAGGCTTTCCTGGCCGAACTTCCGGACATCCTCTCCGGAGAGGTACGGAACATTGCAATCACCTCCGTGGGGTCGACAGCGTCGAAGGATCACGAAACGCGCATTGCCGATGCCATCTTGTCCAGTGACAGCGAAATGCGCATCAGCATCTCCAGCGACTTCTATTCCAGTGTTTTCCGCGACCGTGACTACACAGCCATCCTGAACAGCGCCCTCATGGAAACAGGGGAGGACCTGGCCGCGATGCTGGAAGCGTCGGGACGGCGGTATTTTCCCTCCGCCACGATGTGGTTCGCCAAGAACGACGGCGGCCGTGCGCCGCTTGCGCGGCTGGCAGTGATTCCGATTCACGGCTTGCGCCCCGAACCCGCTATGCAGATCCTCGGCGCGGCTACCTTGGCCGGCGCTCCGGATGGGGAGGTCGTCATCTGCACGGACTCCGGGGTCACTGTGGGCCAAATCCGTGGCGGCCTCCCTGCTACGCGAAGCGTCATCCGCCAAGGGTACGAGGCGAGCCTCGCCAGCAACGCCGCCGTCGTCGAACCGTACACGGCCGACCATCCGGTCCGCCCTGCGGTCCCCTCGGTGATTGCCGATCTCCGAAGCGGGCAGGACACCCCGCTTCCGTTCGGGCTGGTTCCCACGCTGGCAGCAGCGCACGACGCCGCACAGGTGGGGTCCGCCGTCGCGCCCCTGACCGCCTGGATCGACAGGTTGGAGACGGTTAGCGGGCGGGCGGACCTCCAGTTGGTGCAGCGTCGCGCGGAAGAAGATGCCGAGTCGGCAGCCGTTCAGTCGGGGGCGAGCCCCGGGCTCACGCGGATCATTGAATCGAATGTCTATGCCATGCCCTATGGCAACCCCGGCATCGTGCGGATCAGGGTCCAAGCGGCTGGTGAAGTCTCCGGGGACACCTTTGAAGATGCCGCCGAAATTCAAGTACGGGCACCTTTCAGGGTGGAAGAGGGGGCCATCCGATGA
- a CDS encoding ABC transporter permease, with protein MTTATVAVSAPADKKFKLNVRDFGIVFGLIAIMLFLTLNTGTFLTGRNFINLFDQAAIVGLLAAAATLCIVSGVFDLSSTANLAVSAIAGVMITQHLGVIAGFVGALLVGAALGTVTGLIVVSTKVNSFIGTLAVSIIYRGLAIVITGGAIVAPLPEQLAAFQTWTWPSLFGLTAGSVLMVAVTIVLGIVLWRTTFGRRIYAVGGNKEAARLSGIRTGSIQVAVFAISGLCSAMAGMILASRAGSAQPAMAIGVELTAIAAVVIGGTSILGGQGAMWRAFVGVMILTVIGNGFNLLHWDTTYQQVVTGVLILLAVAADGLFFRKRTG; from the coding sequence ATGACCACAGCTACCGTTGCCGTGTCCGCGCCGGCCGACAAGAAATTCAAGCTCAATGTCCGGGATTTCGGGATCGTCTTCGGACTGATCGCCATCATGCTGTTCCTGACCCTCAACACCGGAACGTTCCTGACGGGCCGAAATTTCATCAACCTGTTCGACCAAGCTGCCATCGTGGGACTGTTGGCCGCTGCCGCCACACTGTGTATCGTCAGCGGTGTCTTCGATCTCTCCTCCACCGCAAACTTGGCTGTTTCCGCCATCGCCGGAGTGATGATCACCCAGCACTTAGGGGTGATCGCGGGATTCGTCGGCGCATTGTTGGTGGGGGCCGCCCTGGGAACCGTCACCGGCCTGATCGTGGTCAGTACCAAGGTGAATTCCTTCATAGGCACGCTGGCGGTGAGCATCATTTATCGCGGCCTGGCCATCGTGATCACGGGCGGAGCCATCGTCGCGCCGCTGCCCGAGCAGCTTGCCGCCTTCCAGACGTGGACCTGGCCCAGCCTCTTCGGCCTCACTGCCGGCTCTGTGCTCATGGTTGCCGTTACCATCGTGCTGGGAATCGTCCTATGGCGCACTACCTTTGGACGCCGGATTTACGCTGTGGGCGGCAATAAGGAAGCGGCGCGCCTCAGCGGTATCCGTACCGGTTCCATCCAGGTGGCGGTGTTTGCCATCAGCGGCCTTTGCTCAGCGATGGCAGGCATGATCCTTGCTTCGCGCGCCGGCTCAGCCCAGCCCGCCATGGCCATCGGCGTCGAACTCACGGCCATTGCCGCCGTCGTCATCGGAGGGACGAGCATTCTCGGCGGACAGGGCGCCATGTGGCGGGCCTTCGTGGGGGTCATGATCCTGACCGTCATCGGCAACGGCTTCAACCTGCTCCACTGGGACACCACCTACCAGCAGGTTGTCACCGGCGTCCTCATTCTGCTTGCAGTCGCCGCGGACGGATTGTTCTTCCGCAAGCGCACCGGATAG
- a CDS encoding sugar ABC transporter ATP-binding protein, with protein sequence MAIQQLDSPERVNRSAAPEITISGIGKRYGASTVLRDITLSVAPGEIHGIMGENGAGKSTLLKILGGAIAADFGVVKLDDREVKITEPRDAIAHGISLISQELALIPGLSVLENVFLGRWANTGSLLRSRRDADHLERLLAETGFELDPRAMAGDLPIGQQQQVEILKALARGAKVLCMDEPTAVLNEAEKAQLLKVIRNLASSGTTVILVSHYLEEVLGLVDRVTILRDGQHITTEDASGHTPESLVGLMVGREVDFLIPEVPPVSPEAKTVVQVAGLSSSKVQDVSFTVRQGEILGIAGLVGSGRSETLLAMFGADRTTSGHVQINGRRLRANSIREAIKAGMALVPESRKEQGLVMSRPVDENIALSTLSGRSLGGFVRVAREKAAVSEISHSVDLRGARRGSLIADLSGGNQQKALFAKWLLNPPAVLLVDEPTRGVDIAAKARIHGMIADLAAKGTAVVVVSSELEEVIGLSHRIHVMRQGRIVAEFDRNASRDEVMTSAFLK encoded by the coding sequence ATGGCTATACAACAGTTGGATTCACCAGAGCGCGTCAATCGGAGTGCCGCTCCGGAAATCACCATCTCCGGAATCGGAAAGCGGTACGGTGCCAGCACTGTGCTGCGCGATATCACGTTGTCGGTGGCTCCGGGGGAAATCCACGGCATCATGGGGGAAAACGGTGCTGGCAAGAGCACGCTGCTGAAGATCCTCGGCGGCGCCATCGCGGCAGATTTCGGCGTGGTCAAGCTTGACGACCGGGAGGTGAAGATCACCGAGCCCCGGGACGCCATCGCACACGGAATATCCCTTATATCCCAAGAGCTGGCACTCATTCCTGGCCTTTCAGTGCTGGAGAACGTCTTCCTGGGCCGATGGGCCAACACGGGAAGCCTGCTCCGTTCGCGGCGGGACGCCGATCATTTGGAGCGCCTCCTGGCCGAGACCGGCTTTGAGCTTGACCCCCGGGCGATGGCAGGGGACCTCCCCATCGGTCAGCAGCAGCAGGTCGAAATCCTGAAGGCGCTGGCCCGTGGCGCCAAGGTGCTGTGCATGGACGAGCCGACGGCGGTCCTGAACGAGGCAGAGAAAGCACAGCTGTTAAAGGTGATCAGGAACCTTGCCAGCTCAGGCACCACCGTCATCCTCGTATCGCACTATCTGGAGGAAGTCCTGGGTTTAGTGGACCGCGTGACCATCCTCCGTGACGGACAGCACATCACCACTGAAGACGCCTCGGGGCACACGCCGGAGTCGCTCGTCGGCCTCATGGTCGGCAGGGAGGTCGATTTCCTCATTCCGGAGGTTCCTCCGGTGTCTCCGGAAGCAAAAACGGTGGTCCAGGTGGCAGGACTGAGCAGCTCAAAAGTGCAAGACGTCTCCTTCACGGTCCGCCAAGGCGAAATCCTGGGTATCGCCGGCCTGGTGGGCAGTGGCCGCAGCGAGACCCTGCTCGCCATGTTCGGTGCTGATCGAACCACCAGTGGACATGTCCAGATCAACGGCCGACGCCTCCGAGCCAACTCCATCCGGGAAGCCATCAAAGCCGGAATGGCCCTCGTCCCCGAGTCGCGGAAAGAACAGGGCCTGGTCATGTCCCGGCCGGTGGACGAAAACATCGCCCTTTCCACCTTGTCAGGCCGATCACTGGGCGGTTTCGTCAGGGTAGCCCGGGAAAAGGCAGCCGTGTCCGAGATCAGCCATTCCGTCGACCTGCGCGGCGCCCGCCGCGGCTCGCTGATTGCCGATTTGTCCGGAGGAAACCAGCAAAAGGCGCTCTTCGCCAAGTGGCTGCTCAACCCTCCGGCGGTGCTGCTGGTGGACGAACCCACGCGTGGTGTCGACATCGCGGCCAAAGCCCGCATCCACGGCATGATCGCCGACCTCGCAGCAAAGGGCACGGCCGTCGTCGTCGTCAGCTCCGAACTCGAGGAAGTGATCGGGCTGTCCCACCGTATCCATGTCATGAGGCAAGGCCGCATCGTTGCTGAATTCGACCGGAACGCCTCCCGCGACGAAGTCATGACTTCCGCATTTCTGAAATAG
- a CDS encoding sugar ABC transporter substrate-binding protein — translation MKSIKQSAAAAALIGLALLTSACTPPTQAAAGPASTADAGKPLNVGFFGFAKSNGFAQGTFLGVQQAAKANNATATFVDPNFNAQTQVQQIQDAVTSKQFEVIVVQANDNQALIAPLQQAVQAGITVVVEFSVIGPKFDTIQPQVPGAISIVDLPTSNGKMLGQMGKDACAKVSKDTCKVAYLEGFKSLPLDNARTEAVKAELATDPKIKLVASVEGGYTQDSGRQAFQNVSQANPDVDVVIGASQAITGAAAVAGNSNIKFIGNGASTSNVEAVRSGKWFSIYVSDVVANGAKATELGLAKARGQQVETAVDEASLAPNKAKGTKEALDAVNYVSKYSD, via the coding sequence ATGAAAAGCATCAAGCAATCAGCCGCAGCCGCGGCGCTCATCGGGCTAGCCCTCCTGACGTCAGCCTGCACCCCACCCACGCAAGCGGCCGCAGGACCAGCTTCGACGGCGGACGCCGGCAAACCGCTCAACGTCGGATTCTTCGGCTTCGCCAAGTCCAACGGCTTCGCCCAAGGAACCTTCCTCGGCGTCCAGCAGGCGGCCAAGGCCAACAACGCAACCGCCACGTTCGTAGACCCCAACTTCAACGCCCAGACCCAGGTCCAGCAGATCCAGGACGCCGTCACCTCCAAACAATTCGAGGTGATCGTTGTCCAGGCGAACGACAACCAGGCCCTGATTGCGCCACTGCAGCAGGCCGTCCAAGCTGGCATAACGGTGGTGGTCGAGTTCTCCGTTATCGGCCCGAAGTTCGACACCATCCAGCCCCAGGTCCCGGGTGCAATCAGCATCGTTGACCTTCCCACCAGCAACGGCAAGATGCTCGGCCAAATGGGCAAGGATGCCTGCGCCAAAGTCTCCAAAGACACCTGCAAGGTGGCCTACCTCGAGGGATTCAAGTCCCTGCCGCTGGATAACGCCCGGACCGAAGCAGTGAAAGCTGAGCTGGCCACTGATCCGAAGATCAAGCTGGTGGCCAGTGTCGAAGGCGGATACACCCAGGACAGCGGCCGGCAGGCGTTCCAGAACGTTTCCCAGGCTAACCCGGACGTCGATGTCGTCATCGGCGCATCCCAGGCGATCACGGGTGCTGCGGCGGTCGCAGGCAATAGCAACATCAAGTTCATTGGCAACGGCGCATCCACCTCGAATGTCGAGGCCGTCCGATCCGGTAAATGGTTCTCCATCTACGTCAGCGACGTGGTGGCGAACGGCGCCAAGGCCACGGAACTCGGCCTTGCGAAGGCCCGGGGACAGCAGGTGGAAACGGCAGTGGATGAGGCGAGCTTGGCTCCCAACAAGGCCAAGGGCACGAAGGAAGCCCTCGATGCCGTGAACTACGTCTCCAAGTACTCGGACTAG
- a CDS encoding hydantoinase B/oxoprolinase family protein — protein sequence MTITAVKTLDPVTVEIIRNALTSAADDMNATLIRSAYSPILYEGGDCVVALLDTEHRVLGQSAGLPLFLGNLETCSIAVEELYGREVWKEGDVWILNDSYLGGTHLNDVTIFAPIFDDGAVVGFAATRAHWMDMGSKDVGGSMDATDIFQEGFRMGPVKLIEAGIETSVVDLIRTNVRFPYQTIGDMHAMIAALRMGTTRMKELVGRYGMDQLDAARDEIFRQTEEIERETVRNIPDGVYEAEGVLDNDGINLDTPIPIKLKITVSGDTVDFDVTGSADQTMGPVNCGAAQAVSALRVGYKLLVSPDSNSNGGSFRPLTTQVRSGSVLGAVAPAPCQWYFSHLGLLIDLVSKAMAPAMPDRVASASHGDSMIITAAGFDPRFGRNFVTMEATLGGWGAWQGTDGESAMINNVNGSLKDLPIEMMETRYPFRINEYSIRPNSGGPGQWRGGNGVVREYEFLADCVVGLWFERSKTPAWGLFGGSDAQGPEVVFNPGRSDEVRTLKANARKVKAGDIVRLAVGGGGGFGDVSQRSRDEITYDIVNGFITEDFAKTHYGY from the coding sequence ATGACAATCACTGCAGTCAAGACCCTGGATCCAGTCACCGTGGAGATCATCCGCAACGCTCTCACCAGCGCCGCGGACGACATGAACGCCACCCTCATCCGCTCCGCCTACTCACCGATCCTTTACGAAGGAGGGGACTGCGTCGTAGCGCTCCTGGACACCGAGCACCGCGTGCTCGGACAGTCCGCTGGCCTGCCGTTGTTCCTGGGCAACCTGGAAACCTGTTCCATCGCGGTGGAAGAACTGTACGGCCGCGAGGTGTGGAAGGAAGGGGACGTCTGGATCCTCAACGATTCCTATCTTGGCGGAACCCACCTGAACGACGTCACCATTTTTGCCCCGATCTTCGACGACGGCGCGGTGGTCGGCTTCGCAGCCACCCGTGCGCACTGGATGGACATGGGCTCGAAGGACGTCGGCGGTTCCATGGACGCGACGGACATCTTCCAGGAGGGCTTCCGGATGGGCCCGGTCAAACTGATCGAGGCAGGTATTGAAACCTCCGTGGTGGATCTGATCCGAACCAATGTTCGCTTCCCCTACCAGACCATCGGTGACATGCACGCGATGATCGCCGCCCTCCGGATGGGTACCACCCGGATGAAGGAACTCGTGGGCCGTTACGGCATGGACCAACTGGATGCTGCCCGGGATGAGATCTTCCGTCAGACGGAGGAAATCGAGCGCGAGACCGTCCGCAACATTCCCGACGGCGTCTACGAAGCCGAAGGCGTGCTGGACAACGACGGCATCAACCTCGACACTCCGATTCCGATCAAGCTAAAGATCACCGTCTCGGGCGATACCGTTGATTTCGACGTCACCGGATCGGCTGACCAGACCATGGGCCCGGTCAACTGCGGCGCCGCCCAGGCCGTCTCCGCACTGCGGGTCGGCTACAAACTCCTTGTCAGCCCCGACTCCAACTCGAACGGCGGATCCTTCCGGCCGTTGACCACCCAGGTGCGTTCAGGTTCGGTCCTTGGCGCGGTGGCGCCAGCGCCGTGCCAGTGGTACTTCTCCCACCTCGGACTATTGATCGACCTGGTTTCCAAGGCCATGGCGCCGGCCATGCCCGATCGCGTTGCCAGCGCTAGCCACGGCGACTCGATGATCATCACCGCAGCCGGTTTCGATCCGCGCTTCGGCCGGAATTTCGTGACCATGGAGGCCACGCTGGGCGGTTGGGGAGCCTGGCAAGGCACCGACGGCGAGTCCGCCATGATCAACAACGTCAACGGCTCCCTCAAGGACCTGCCCATCGAAATGATGGAGACCCGCTACCCATTCCGCATCAACGAGTACTCCATCCGCCCCAACTCCGGGGGCCCCGGCCAGTGGCGCGGCGGCAACGGAGTCGTCCGTGAATACGAGTTCCTGGCCGACTGCGTCGTGGGGCTCTGGTTCGAAAGGTCCAAGACCCCGGCCTGGGGACTCTTCGGCGGCTCAGACGCCCAAGGGCCCGAGGTTGTGTTCAACCCAGGCCGCAGCGATGAGGTCCGCACCCTCAAAGCCAACGCCCGCAAGGTCAAGGCCGGCGACATCGTCCGGCTCGCCGTCGGTGGCGGCGGCGGCTTCGGGGACGTCTCCCAACGCTCCCGGGACGAGATCACCTACGACATCGTCAACGGCTTCATCACCGAGGACTTCGCCAAGACCCACTACGGATACTAA